A portion of the Choristoneura fumiferana chromosome 20, NRCan_CFum_1, whole genome shotgun sequence genome contains these proteins:
- the LOC141439024 gene encoding uncharacterized protein codes for MPSERKLIKILKECAASLEKGHNRHRRRRRRSRSRSRSRPRGGRSRSRSPVRREPSPPPESPPRIETEQKEDESDKVEDAVMVNPFSEALGDDYIETTKYDKSIHEDISRRWTHIIVNGLSKEQRDNITKKYKIPGNCTILEAPAINIEIKNVLGDSSKLRDKSIEIGQAQLGLATGIIGKAMTQLMENEELNKTHLISLLSDSSKLLNDLNFHQTKTRKKLIIPSLDKNFIQTIEKSNRNAFLFGDDLSETIKTAKTLQQSMAHIKKTVTPSTKTTKSGNRNGPPLRPKGKGMTRGGPKTQEFQSTQSFHPVNQQKRYSSNQNQRRPAKPAQRPRSAAYRR; via the exons aTGCCCAGTGAAcgaaaacttattaaaatattaaaagaatgTGCGGCGTCCCTCGAGAAGGGTCACAATCGCCATCGGCGTCGGCGCAGACGCAGTCGGAGCCGGAGCCGGAGCCGGCCACGCGGCGGCAGATCCCGGAGTCGTAGCCCCGTGCGACGTGAGCCCTCGCCGCCACCGGAGTCGCCTCCCCGGATTGAGACAGAACAGAAAGAAGACGAGAGTGACAAAGTAGAAG ATGCGGTAATGGTTAACCCATTCAGTGAAGCCCTCGGGGACGACTACATAGAAACAACCAAGTATGACAAAAGCATTCATGAGGATATATCCCGCAGATGGACACACATAATAGTCAATGGATTGTCAAAGGAACAAAGAGATAACATTACAAAGAAATACAAGATTCCAGGAAACTGCACAATATTGGAAGCACCGGCAAtcaacattgaaataaaaaatgtactcgGTGACAGCTCTAAACTAAGGGACAAGAGTATCGAGATAGGCCAAGCTCAGTTGGGCCTGGCAACTGGTATTATTGGAAAGGCAATGACACAGCTTATGGAAAATGAAGAACTAAACAAAACACACCTCATAAGCTTGCTCAGTGACTCTTCCAAATTACTAAATGACCTAAATTTTCATCAAACTAAAACTAGGAAAAAGTTAATAATTCCTTCTTTggataaaaactttattcaaacAATTGAAAAGTCAAATAGAAATGCTTTTTTGTTTGGTGATGACCTGTCAGAAACCATAAAGACAGCAAAAACACTGCAGCAGTCAATGGCCCACATAAAGAAGACTGTCACTCCGAGCACAAAAACTACAAAGTCGGGAAACCGCAATGGTCCGCCACTTCGGCCGAAGGGCAAGGGGATGACGCGTGGCGGACCGAAGACACAGGAGTTCCAGTCTACCCAGTCGTTCCATCCAGTCAACCAGCAGAAACGATATTCTTCGAACCAGAACCAGCGCCGCCCAGCGAAGCCAGCACAGAGGCCCCGCAGTGCAGCATACCGGCGCTAA